AACAACTCACATATGATAACCTTTAATAGACGGGCTAATTAATTCAATAAAGGCAGGTGAGGAGAAATGAATTTTCAAGTGGAGGAGCTAAGCAAGCTTTTGCTGAATGGAAAAGTTATGAAAGCCTGGACCTACTTAGAAACAGTCACGCATGGCAAAGACAGTATCGAATTCTATGACGCTTTAAAGGAAACGATGTACTATATTGGCGAGCTGTGGGAAGAAAATGTCATAACAGTGGCAGATGAACATGTAGCGTCCCATGTATGCAAAAACCTGCTTTCCTATAAGTACTACCACATGATGAAGCATCCACATGGGGTGCTGCCTCTTAAAAAGAAAAAAGCGATGTTTTTCTGTGTGGAAGGGGAAGAACACGACTTAGGTGTTCATATGATTGCAAATTATTTTCAGGAGAATGGATGGGAATCCCAATGTCTCGGTTCAAACCTGCCGCTTGAGCATGCGCTTGACTTTGCAGAAAAATTCCATCCTGAAATCATTGGAATTTCCGTTAACCTGGCTTATAATTTGCCTTTGATCAATAAATATATAAATGAACTTGAAAAACTGCCTTTCGGACCAACGATTTTGGTGGGGGGGAAGCTGGCTGAGAGCCACGATCTTGAGTTTCATTGTCCTCCTAACACCATGGTGATCCGCAACTTGACGGAAATTGAGGGATTAATTAAACATGTAGGGACTGTTCAACATGGAAATGCAATTAATGTCTAACAAATATGAAAAGATTCCATTTTCTTACTTCATGGTTGATCGAAGGCTGAACATTCTGTCTGTATCGAAGAGAACGTTGAGTGAATTTGATGAGACTGGAAATTTCATTGATATTGTAGGGATAGGGAGTAAGAAAAAGGCGGCATCGTTTATACTGGATACGCCGTCGATTTCAAAAATTGAACTTAACCTGAAAACGAAAAACAAACCGCTGTGTTTGTTTGACATATACATTCAATATGAAAATAAAGACACCATTCACATCTTCTGCGTAAATAAAGAGGAATCGCTGGAGCCGGTCTATCAGGCGATGAAAAATCTTGAAGCAGACTTATTGAATGCAAATATGTCGCTGATGGAAAAAAACACACAGCTTGAAAAATCCCTTAAAGAGATGAAGGAGATCGCGGTTCAGAATCACCATCTCCGTTCGTTTAAGGAAATTGCAGCAAGCATCTCAACAGATTTAACAAGCCCGCTTACCAGCATTAAGGGCTTTTTTAACCAAGTAAAGCCGCATATGGTAGATCCTGGTGAGAAAAACCTCACATTCGAAGGACTCAATCGAGCTAATGATGACCTTTACGAATACCTGTTTGATGAGCGTCCGCCCATCATGTCCAAACGGAAGGTGCTGC
The Metabacillus sp. FJAT-52054 genome window above contains:
- a CDS encoding ATP-binding protein, translating into MEMQLMSNKYEKIPFSYFMVDRRLNILSVSKRTLSEFDETGNFIDIVGIGSKKKAASFILDTPSISKIELNLKTKNKPLCLFDIYIQYENKDTIHIFCVNKEESLEPVYQAMKNLEADLLNANMSLMEKNTQLEKSLKEMKEIAVQNHHLRSFKEIAASISTDLTSPLTSIKGFFNQVKPHMVDPGEKNLTFEGLNRANDDLYEYLFDERPPIMSKRKVLLSQLLDDAAMTSKREALHFGCEVHYQANLKNPVLFVDNKKIKQVILNIVRNAMESFLTMEDCEGKIEIFTNLTSDSIEIIIEDNGCGIEHEIQEKLFIPFSTTKKAGKGLGLAVSMEILKNHEGKIKIDSQNGEGTRVTVVLPYTEIY
- a CDS encoding cobalamin-dependent protein (Presence of a B(12) (cobalamin)-binding domain implies dependence on cobalamin itself, in one of its several forms, or in some unusual lineages, dependence on a cobalamin-like analog.); amino-acid sequence: MNFQVEELSKLLLNGKVMKAWTYLETVTHGKDSIEFYDALKETMYYIGELWEENVITVADEHVASHVCKNLLSYKYYHMMKHPHGVLPLKKKKAMFFCVEGEEHDLGVHMIANYFQENGWESQCLGSNLPLEHALDFAEKFHPEIIGISVNLAYNLPLINKYINELEKLPFGPTILVGGKLAESHDLEFHCPPNTMVIRNLTEIEGLIKHVGTVQHGNAINV